From the genome of Biomphalaria glabrata chromosome 1, xgBioGlab47.1, whole genome shotgun sequence, one region includes:
- the LOC106051948 gene encoding parathyroid hormone/parathyroid hormone-related peptide receptor-like isoform X1, whose product MGPSKWNTSKKFVSVHEDEQLRLIEDARVKCYQEMDMAEESTAAGSVPYCNMTWDGIACWPSTMAGKTVELPCPNYINNFYIEAYATKTCMQNGEWFHHSEFNVTWSNYSSCRATENSSVHEGVSEVHVNRIQTMYSLGYGISLIALTVAIFIMIYFRRLHCPRNTIHLNLFMAFVLRALLSFLKDNLHVIHIELFQEIEEFAPGRYRYQSPSGSHWQCKILFTTFHYVQLTSSAWVFIEGFYLYILVTVTIFSERRYIRWCTLLGWAGPLLFLVPWVIIRATIEDDLCWNTHPTTGYFWILKCPQVAIVVINFVFFINIVRVLFTKLVRTAPPRARKYRYRRLGKSTLVLIPIFGVHYLVTIGVPDNIDPVLETIKLYLEMFFNSFQGLLIACLFCFMNGEVRGTVQTEIRKRYIRHKLRVNSRKFHNKYATTASSHVRPRTCPSCSPRHESREVNSSSGSDHNQSLERQKLRIYIQPMRYYRAQPPVSSPIDVRPIIYTSKKNSYV is encoded by the exons ATGGGTCCTAGTAAATGGAATACTTCGAAG AAATTCGTCAGCGTCCATGAAGACGAGCAGCTCAGGCTGATTGAAGACGCCAGGGTGAAATGTTACCAGGAGATGGACATGGCCGAGGAATCCACAGCGGCGGGATCAG TACCCTACTGCAATATGACGTGGGACGGAATCGCCTGCTGGCCATCCACGATGGCGGGAAAAACAGTGGAACTGCCGTGTCCTaattacattaataatttttatattgaag CCTACGCCACAAAGACCTGCATGCAGAATGGCGAGTGGTTCCATCACTCTGAGTTTAACGTGACCTGGAGCAACTACAGCAGCTGCCGAGCCACTGAGAACAGTTCtgtccatgaaggtgtgtcggaG GTGCACGTGAACAGGATCCAGACCATGTATAGCTTAGGATATGGTATCTCTCTGATCGCTCTCACTGTCGCCATTTTTATAATGATATATTTCAG ACGACTCCATTGCCCCAGAAACACTATTCATCTGAATCTTTTTATGGCCTTCGTCCTGCGGGCTTTgctttcatttctgaaggataATCTTCATGTCATTCACATTGAACTGTTTCAAGAGATTGAAGAGTTTGCTCCCGGAAGATACCGATATCAAAGTCCATCTGGGTCG CACTGGCAGTGTAAGATTCTCTTCACCACATTCCACTACGTCCAACTGACCAGCAGTGCCTGGGTCTTCATTGAAGGGTTCTACCTGTACATCCTGGTCACGGTCACCATATTCTCAGAGCGCCGCTACATTCGATGGTGTACGCTTCTAGGATGGG CTGGTCCCTTGTTATTTCTTGTGCCTTGGGTCATCATACGGGCCACCATTGAGGATGACTT ATGCTGGAATACACATCCAACTACAGGATATTTCTGGATCCTAAAATGTCCACAAGTAGCTATTGTAGTT ATCAACTTTGTGTTTTTCATCAACATTGTGAGAGTTCTGTTCACCAAACTGGTTCGAACTGCTCCGCCTCGTGCCAGGAAATATCGATACAG ACGCTTAGGAAAGTCTACACTTGTGTTGATACCGATTTTTGGTGTTCACTACTTAGTAACTATTGGTGTACCAGACAACATTGATCCTGTCTTGGAGACCATCAAGCTGTACTTAGAAATGTTCTTCAATTCCTTCCAG ggtTTATTAATAGCCTGCCTTTTCTGCTTTATGAATGGGGAGGTACGAGGCACA GTCCAAACAGAAATACGGAAACGCTATATTCGCCACAAGCTGAGGGTCAATTCGCGCAAGTTTCATAACAAGTACGCGACCACAGCCAGTTCCCATGTCCGGCCAAGGACCTGCCCTTCCTGTTCACCCCGTCACGAGTCTAG GGAGGTGAACTCTTCCAGCGGCTCGGACCACAACCAAAGTCTCGAAAGACAAAAGCTGAGAATCTACATCCAACCAATGCGCTACTACCGCGCCCAACCCCCGGTCTCTTCTCCCATTGACGTACGCCCTATCATCTACACGAGCAAGAAGAACAGTTATGTGTAG
- the LOC106051948 gene encoding parathyroid hormone/parathyroid hormone-related peptide receptor-like isoform X2 has translation MGPSKWNTSKKFVSVHEDEQLRLIEDARVKCYQEMDMAEESTAAGSVPYCNMTWDGIACWPSTMAGKTVELPCPNYINNFYIEAYATKTCMQNGEWFHHSEFNVTWSNYSSCRATENSSVHEGVSEVHVNRIQTMYSLGYGISLIALTVAIFIMIYFRRLHCPRNTIHLNLFMAFVLRALLSFLKDNLHVIHIELFQEIEEFAPGRYRYQSPSGSHWQCKILFTTFHYVQLTSSAWVFIEGFYLYILVTVTIFSERRYIRWCTLLGWAGPLLFLVPWVIIRATIEDDLCWNTHPTTGYFWILKCPQVAIVVINFVFFINIVRVLFTKLVRTAPPRARKYRYRRLGKSTLVLIPIFGVHYLVTIGVPDNIDPVLETIKLYLEMFFNSFQGLLIACLFCFMNGEVQTEIRKRYIRHKLRVNSRKFHNKYATTASSHVRPRTCPSCSPRHESREVNSSSGSDHNQSLERQKLRIYIQPMRYYRAQPPVSSPIDVRPIIYTSKKNSYV, from the exons ATGGGTCCTAGTAAATGGAATACTTCGAAG AAATTCGTCAGCGTCCATGAAGACGAGCAGCTCAGGCTGATTGAAGACGCCAGGGTGAAATGTTACCAGGAGATGGACATGGCCGAGGAATCCACAGCGGCGGGATCAG TACCCTACTGCAATATGACGTGGGACGGAATCGCCTGCTGGCCATCCACGATGGCGGGAAAAACAGTGGAACTGCCGTGTCCTaattacattaataatttttatattgaag CCTACGCCACAAAGACCTGCATGCAGAATGGCGAGTGGTTCCATCACTCTGAGTTTAACGTGACCTGGAGCAACTACAGCAGCTGCCGAGCCACTGAGAACAGTTCtgtccatgaaggtgtgtcggaG GTGCACGTGAACAGGATCCAGACCATGTATAGCTTAGGATATGGTATCTCTCTGATCGCTCTCACTGTCGCCATTTTTATAATGATATATTTCAG ACGACTCCATTGCCCCAGAAACACTATTCATCTGAATCTTTTTATGGCCTTCGTCCTGCGGGCTTTgctttcatttctgaaggataATCTTCATGTCATTCACATTGAACTGTTTCAAGAGATTGAAGAGTTTGCTCCCGGAAGATACCGATATCAAAGTCCATCTGGGTCG CACTGGCAGTGTAAGATTCTCTTCACCACATTCCACTACGTCCAACTGACCAGCAGTGCCTGGGTCTTCATTGAAGGGTTCTACCTGTACATCCTGGTCACGGTCACCATATTCTCAGAGCGCCGCTACATTCGATGGTGTACGCTTCTAGGATGGG CTGGTCCCTTGTTATTTCTTGTGCCTTGGGTCATCATACGGGCCACCATTGAGGATGACTT ATGCTGGAATACACATCCAACTACAGGATATTTCTGGATCCTAAAATGTCCACAAGTAGCTATTGTAGTT ATCAACTTTGTGTTTTTCATCAACATTGTGAGAGTTCTGTTCACCAAACTGGTTCGAACTGCTCCGCCTCGTGCCAGGAAATATCGATACAG ACGCTTAGGAAAGTCTACACTTGTGTTGATACCGATTTTTGGTGTTCACTACTTAGTAACTATTGGTGTACCAGACAACATTGATCCTGTCTTGGAGACCATCAAGCTGTACTTAGAAATGTTCTTCAATTCCTTCCAG ggtTTATTAATAGCCTGCCTTTTCTGCTTTATGAATGGGGAG GTCCAAACAGAAATACGGAAACGCTATATTCGCCACAAGCTGAGGGTCAATTCGCGCAAGTTTCATAACAAGTACGCGACCACAGCCAGTTCCCATGTCCGGCCAAGGACCTGCCCTTCCTGTTCACCCCGTCACGAGTCTAG GGAGGTGAACTCTTCCAGCGGCTCGGACCACAACCAAAGTCTCGAAAGACAAAAGCTGAGAATCTACATCCAACCAATGCGCTACTACCGCGCCCAACCCCCGGTCTCTTCTCCCATTGACGTACGCCCTATCATCTACACGAGCAAGAAGAACAGTTATGTGTAG